The Actinomycetota bacterium DNA window CGGGGGCAGCACGCACAGCGAAGTCATCGCGTCGTCGTAGGCGCGCGTGAACTTCTCGGCCACGGCCATGGCGTCGAGTCCCGTCTGGTTGGACGTGGCGATGATCCTGTCGTCAACGTCGGTGACGTTGCGGACGAACACGACCTCGAGCCCACGCCAATGCAGGTGCCTCCTGAGGACGTCGAAGGCCACCGCGGCCCGGGCATGTCCCACGTGGGGAACGTCGTAGACCGTGGGCCCGCACAGGTAGATCCCGACTCGTCCGGGGACGACCGGCTCAAAGCGGGCCTTGCGCCCGGACAGGGTGTCGGTCAGGTGGATGTCATGCATAACGCCATTGTGCGGCTTCCGGGCGGAGGCTAGGCGACGGTCGTGGACTCGACCATGGCCACGGCCATGCAGGCGGCACCCTCGCGGCGGCCGACGGTCCCGAGTCCCTCCGCCGTGGTGGCCTTGACGCTCACCTCGCCGGTCCGCAGTCCGAGCGCCGCGGCGATGTTGCGCCTCATCGCCGGTGCATGCGGCGCGATCTTCGGCTCCTCCAGCAGCAGGGTGGCGTCCACGTTCACCGGCCGCATCCGCGCCTCCGCCAGGATGTCGCGGACGTTGCGAAGAAGAGCCGTCCCCCCAATGTCCTTCCAGCGGTCGTCGGTGTCCGGAAAGTGGGTGCCGAGGTCCCCGAGACAGGCGGCCCCCAGCAGAGCGTCTGCTATCGCGTGGGACAGCACGTCGGCGTCGGAGTGTCCGGACAACCCCGGGCACCCGGCGAGCTCGACCCCGCCGAGCACCAGCGGGCGTCCGGCGTCATAGCGGTGGACGTCGAAGCCGATTCCCGCCCTCATGGCGTCGGATCCCGCTCCAGCAACCGCTCCGCCAGGGCGATGTCCACGGGGGCCGTGATCTTGATGTTGTCAGGGTCGCCGGGGATGACCCTCACGCGCGCGCCCAGCCGCTCCACCATGGCCGAGCAGTCGGTGGCGTCGAACCCGTCCCGCACCGCTTTCTCGTGCGCCCGGCGGTACACGTCCAGACGAAAGGTCTGGGGCGTCTGCGCCGACCACAGGCCTGCGCGGGAGTGGGTCTCGGAGATAAAGCCGCCGGGTCCCACTTTCTTGATCGTGTCGGTGACCGGCGCGCACACAACGGCTCCGTCGGCATCCTGCAGCGCATTCAGGCAAACCTCGAACAGGCTCGGGCGGCACAACGGCCGGGCAGCGTCATGCACCACCACCGAGTCCGCGTCTCCCACCTCCGCCAGCGCCAGCAGCGCAGACTCCCGGCGGCTGGGGCCCCCGGCCACGACCCTCGCTTCGCCGACACCGGCCTCCGCGGCCAGCCGAAGTGCGGTTTCCGCCAGCCCCTCCGGGACCGCGACCACCACGCGCGTGACGCGACCGACCGTTGCCAGCGACTCCAGCGAGTAGGTCAGCATC harbors:
- the ispF gene encoding 2-C-methyl-D-erythritol 2,4-cyclodiphosphate synthase, which codes for MRAGIGFDVHRYDAGRPLVLGGVELAGCPGLSGHSDADVLSHAIADALLGAACLGDLGTHFPDTDDRWKDIGGTALLRNVRDILAEARMRPVNVDATLLLEEPKIAPHAPAMRRNIAAALGLRTGEVSVKATTAEGLGTVGRREGAACMAVAMVESTTVA
- the ispD gene encoding 2-C-methyl-D-erythritol 4-phosphate cytidylyltransferase, with translation MSAVALLLAGGAGRRLGAGVAKAFVPLAGRPMLTYSLESLATVGRVTRVVVAVPEGLAETALRLAAEAGVGEARVVAGGPSRRESALLALAEVGDADSVVVHDAARPLCRPSLFEVCLNALQDADGAVVCAPVTDTIKKVGPGGFISETHSRAGLWSAQTPQTFRLDVYRRAHEKAVRDGFDATDCSAMVERLGARVRVIPGDPDNIKITAPVDIALAERLLERDPTP